A region of Drosophila mauritiana strain mau12 chromosome 3L, ASM438214v1, whole genome shotgun sequence DNA encodes the following proteins:
- the LOC117139957 gene encoding protein Z600, with the protein MSSTNETNQVLQRLNSLKIVETPKEQKEFGKRECYSLDSKKYSLVPATPSSSGHGKFQTELKKRRKNKLNRLYTYEADKNFIKARKSLNF; encoded by the coding sequence ATGTCGTCGACCAATGAAACCAACCAAGTGCTGCAGCGCCTGAACAGCCTGAAAATCGTGGAAACCCCAAAGGAGCAGAAGGAATTTGGAAAACGCGAGTGCTACTCCCTGGACAGCAAGAAGTATTCCCTGGTACCAGCCACCCCCAGCAGTTCAGGACACGGAAAGTTCCAAACCGAGCTCAAAAAACGCCGCAAGAACAAACTGAATCGCCTTTACACTTACGAGGCTGACAAGAATTTCATCAAGGCGCGCAAGTCTTTAAACTTCTAA
- the LOC117139958 gene encoding gonadal protein gdl-ORF39 codes for MWAAKLIVVTLLLLHLTALALSCSCGEEANLECGCTKHH; via the coding sequence ATGTGGGCAGCCAAACTGATTGTGGTcacactgctgctgctgcatttgaCAGCCCTGGCGCTCAGCTGTTCGTGCGGCGAAGAGGCGAATTTGGAGTGCGGTTGCACAAAACATCACTAA
- the LOC117139955 gene encoding gonadal protein gdl, whose translation MADITATSEGSSSTSEAVVEHQQPTSEFLQRKIYFLVDQLRTYHSELPENLQTRISYDLLTELANCVLNEGIFVIVKALMELQHETERHLIKIRMQAENEYEIEVAEWRSKIKDPEELRHILGLMKIKHTKKLLESDTKIIEILDQKVNDQQSTLQKAGVPGFYVTENPKEIKIQMFLLDFILRLSRLKYEPGK comes from the exons ATGGCGGACATAACGGCAACCAGCGAAGGTAGTTCGAGCACCAGTGAGGCAGTAGTGGAGCATCAGCAGCCAACTTCGGAGTTTTTACAGCGCAAAATCTATTTTTTGGTGGACCAATTGCGAACTTACCATTCGGAACTACCCGA AAACCTGCAGACACGCATTTCCTACGATCTACTCACCGAACTCGCCAATTGTGTGCTAAACGAGGGCATTTTTGTAATAGTAAAAGCATTAATGGAGCTGCAACACGAAACCGAAAGACACTTGATTAAAATACGGATGCAGGCGGAGAACGAGTATGAAATAGAAGTGGCCGAGTGGAGGAGCAAGATCAAGGATCCCGAGGAGCTGCGCCACATATTGGGACTCATGAAAATTAAGCACACTAAGAAACTACTCGAGTCGGATACGAAGATTATCGAAATACTAGATCAAAAG GTTAACGACCAACAATCCACACTTCAGAAGGCCGGCGTTCCCGGCTTCTATGTCACCGAGAATCCCAAGGagatcaaaatacaaatgTTCCTGTTAGACTTCATTTTGCGTTTGAGCCGGCTAAAATACGAGCCCGGCAAATAA
- the LOC117139954 gene encoding peptide methionine sulfoxide reductase isoform X3 — MSLTITSSVTHPELKDLSTVRNEQKELNISPVHDVNVTKATATFGMGCFWGAESLYGATRGVLRTTVGYAGGSSDLPTGDHTEVLEIDYDPTVISFKELLDLFWNNHEYGLTTPIKRQYASLILYHDEEQKQVAHASKLEEQERRAPEVITTEIASKENFYPAEAYHQKYRLQGHKDLASSLNLSPKLLQTSYVATKLNGYLAGVGGIEQFKSEAETMGLTPTQRQYCYYHVEQNEGQGLYC; from the exons ATGTCTCTGACTATTACTTCCAGTGTCACTCATCCTGAGCTCAAGGATCTG AGCACCGTTCGCAATGAACAAAAGGAGCTGAACATTTCGCCGGTTCACGATGTGAATGTCACCAAAGCCACGGCCACTTTCGGCATGGGTTGCTTCTGGGGCGCAGAATCCCTGTATGGAGCCACACGTGGAGTTTTGAGAACCACCGTGGGCTACGCCGGCGGCAGCTCGGATTTGCCAAC GGGCGATCATACGGAGGTGCTGGAAATCGACTATGATCCCACGGTCATTAGCTTCAAGGAGCTGCTGGATCTGTTCTGGAACAACCATGAGTATGGCCTGACCACGCCCATCAAGAGACAGTACGCCTCCTTGATTCTGTACCATGATGAGGAGCAGAAGCAGGTGGCTCACGCCTCCAAATTGGAGGAGCAAGAGCGCCGTGCCCCGGAGGTCATAACCACTGAGATTGCATCCAAGGAGAACTTTTACCCAGCCGAGGC GTACCACCAGAAGTATAGGTTGCAGGGCCACAAGGATCTCGCCTCCTCGCTGAATCTCAGCCCCAAACTGCTGCAGACCAGCTATGTGGCCACCAAACTGAATGGCTACCTGGCCGGAGTCGGCGGCATCGAGCAATTCAAGTCGGAGGCGGAGACCATGGGTCTGACGCCCACCCAGCGGCAGTACTGCTACTACCACGTGGAGCAGAACGAGGGCCAGGGTCTCTACTGCTGA
- the LOC117139954 gene encoding peptide methionine sulfoxide reductase isoform X1 — MSLTITSSVTHPELKDLSTVRNEQKELNISPVHDVNVTKATATFGMGCFWGAESLYGATRGVLRTTVGYAGGSSDLPTYRKMGDHTEVLEIDYDPTVISFKELLDLFWNNHEYGLTTPIKRQYASLILYHDEEQKQVAHASKLEEQERRAPEVITTEIASKENFYPAEAYHQKYRLQGHKDLASSLNLSPKLLQTSYVATKLNGYLAGVGGIEQFKSEAETMGLTPTQRQYCYYHVEQNEGQGLYC; from the exons ATGTCTCTGACTATTACTTCCAGTGTCACTCATCCTGAGCTCAAGGATCTG AGCACCGTTCGCAATGAACAAAAGGAGCTGAACATTTCGCCGGTTCACGATGTGAATGTCACCAAAGCCACGGCCACTTTCGGCATGGGTTGCTTCTGGGGCGCAGAATCCCTGTATGGAGCCACACGTGGAGTTTTGAGAACCACCGTGGGCTACGCCGGCGGCAGCTCGGATTTGCCAACGTACCGTAAAAT GGGCGATCATACGGAGGTGCTGGAAATCGACTATGATCCCACGGTCATTAGCTTCAAGGAGCTGCTGGATCTGTTCTGGAACAACCATGAGTATGGCCTGACCACGCCCATCAAGAGACAGTACGCCTCCTTGATTCTGTACCATGATGAGGAGCAGAAGCAGGTGGCTCACGCCTCCAAATTGGAGGAGCAAGAGCGCCGTGCCCCGGAGGTCATAACCACTGAGATTGCATCCAAGGAGAACTTTTACCCAGCCGAGGC GTACCACCAGAAGTATAGGTTGCAGGGCCACAAGGATCTCGCCTCCTCGCTGAATCTCAGCCCCAAACTGCTGCAGACCAGCTATGTGGCCACCAAACTGAATGGCTACCTGGCCGGAGTCGGCGGCATCGAGCAATTCAAGTCGGAGGCGGAGACCATGGGTCTGACGCCCACCCAGCGGCAGTACTGCTACTACCACGTGGAGCAGAACGAGGGCCAGGGTCTCTACTGCTGA
- the LOC117139954 gene encoding peptide methionine sulfoxide reductase isoform X4, with protein MFSRLFRNFKSTVRNEQKELNISPVHDVNVTKATATFGMGCFWGAESLYGATRGVLRTTVGYAGGSSDLPTYRKMGDHTEVLEIDYDPTVISFKELLDLFWNNHEYGLTTPIKRQYASLILYHDEEQKQVAHASKLEEQERRAPEVITTEIASKENFYPAEAYHQKYRLQGHKDLASSLNLSPKLLQTSYVATKLNGYLAGVGGIEQFKSEAETMGLTPTQRQYCYYHVEQNEGQGLYC; from the exons ATGTTTTCGCGACTGTTTCGTAATTTCAAG AGCACCGTTCGCAATGAACAAAAGGAGCTGAACATTTCGCCGGTTCACGATGTGAATGTCACCAAAGCCACGGCCACTTTCGGCATGGGTTGCTTCTGGGGCGCAGAATCCCTGTATGGAGCCACACGTGGAGTTTTGAGAACCACCGTGGGCTACGCCGGCGGCAGCTCGGATTTGCCAACGTACCGTAAAAT GGGCGATCATACGGAGGTGCTGGAAATCGACTATGATCCCACGGTCATTAGCTTCAAGGAGCTGCTGGATCTGTTCTGGAACAACCATGAGTATGGCCTGACCACGCCCATCAAGAGACAGTACGCCTCCTTGATTCTGTACCATGATGAGGAGCAGAAGCAGGTGGCTCACGCCTCCAAATTGGAGGAGCAAGAGCGCCGTGCCCCGGAGGTCATAACCACTGAGATTGCATCCAAGGAGAACTTTTACCCAGCCGAGGC GTACCACCAGAAGTATAGGTTGCAGGGCCACAAGGATCTCGCCTCCTCGCTGAATCTCAGCCCCAAACTGCTGCAGACCAGCTATGTGGCCACCAAACTGAATGGCTACCTGGCCGGAGTCGGCGGCATCGAGCAATTCAAGTCGGAGGCGGAGACCATGGGTCTGACGCCCACCCAGCGGCAGTACTGCTACTACCACGTGGAGCAGAACGAGGGCCAGGGTCTCTACTGCTGA
- the LOC117139954 gene encoding peptide methionine sulfoxide reductase isoform X5, whose protein sequence is MFSRLFRNFKSTVRNEQKELNISPVHDVNVTKATATFGMGCFWGAESLYGATRGVLRTTVGYAGGSSDLPTGDHTEVLEIDYDPTVISFKELLDLFWNNHEYGLTTPIKRQYASLILYHDEEQKQVAHASKLEEQERRAPEVITTEIASKENFYPAEAYHQKYRLQGHKDLASSLNLSPKLLQTSYVATKLNGYLAGVGGIEQFKSEAETMGLTPTQRQYCYYHVEQNEGQGLYC, encoded by the exons ATGTTTTCGCGACTGTTTCGTAATTTCAAG AGCACCGTTCGCAATGAACAAAAGGAGCTGAACATTTCGCCGGTTCACGATGTGAATGTCACCAAAGCCACGGCCACTTTCGGCATGGGTTGCTTCTGGGGCGCAGAATCCCTGTATGGAGCCACACGTGGAGTTTTGAGAACCACCGTGGGCTACGCCGGCGGCAGCTCGGATTTGCCAAC GGGCGATCATACGGAGGTGCTGGAAATCGACTATGATCCCACGGTCATTAGCTTCAAGGAGCTGCTGGATCTGTTCTGGAACAACCATGAGTATGGCCTGACCACGCCCATCAAGAGACAGTACGCCTCCTTGATTCTGTACCATGATGAGGAGCAGAAGCAGGTGGCTCACGCCTCCAAATTGGAGGAGCAAGAGCGCCGTGCCCCGGAGGTCATAACCACTGAGATTGCATCCAAGGAGAACTTTTACCCAGCCGAGGC GTACCACCAGAAGTATAGGTTGCAGGGCCACAAGGATCTCGCCTCCTCGCTGAATCTCAGCCCCAAACTGCTGCAGACCAGCTATGTGGCCACCAAACTGAATGGCTACCTGGCCGGAGTCGGCGGCATCGAGCAATTCAAGTCGGAGGCGGAGACCATGGGTCTGACGCCCACCCAGCGGCAGTACTGCTACTACCACGTGGAGCAGAACGAGGGCCAGGGTCTCTACTGCTGA
- the LOC117139954 gene encoding peptide methionine sulfoxide reductase isoform X2 yields MRCLPGYGYGLTFLFLSTVRNEQKELNISPVHDVNVTKATATFGMGCFWGAESLYGATRGVLRTTVGYAGGSSDLPTYRKMGDHTEVLEIDYDPTVISFKELLDLFWNNHEYGLTTPIKRQYASLILYHDEEQKQVAHASKLEEQERRAPEVITTEIASKENFYPAEAYHQKYRLQGHKDLASSLNLSPKLLQTSYVATKLNGYLAGVGGIEQFKSEAETMGLTPTQRQYCYYHVEQNEGQGLYC; encoded by the exons ATGCGCTGTTTGCCGGGCTACGGTTACGGCCTCACGTTTCTGTTTTTG AGCACCGTTCGCAATGAACAAAAGGAGCTGAACATTTCGCCGGTTCACGATGTGAATGTCACCAAAGCCACGGCCACTTTCGGCATGGGTTGCTTCTGGGGCGCAGAATCCCTGTATGGAGCCACACGTGGAGTTTTGAGAACCACCGTGGGCTACGCCGGCGGCAGCTCGGATTTGCCAACGTACCGTAAAAT GGGCGATCATACGGAGGTGCTGGAAATCGACTATGATCCCACGGTCATTAGCTTCAAGGAGCTGCTGGATCTGTTCTGGAACAACCATGAGTATGGCCTGACCACGCCCATCAAGAGACAGTACGCCTCCTTGATTCTGTACCATGATGAGGAGCAGAAGCAGGTGGCTCACGCCTCCAAATTGGAGGAGCAAGAGCGCCGTGCCCCGGAGGTCATAACCACTGAGATTGCATCCAAGGAGAACTTTTACCCAGCCGAGGC GTACCACCAGAAGTATAGGTTGCAGGGCCACAAGGATCTCGCCTCCTCGCTGAATCTCAGCCCCAAACTGCTGCAGACCAGCTATGTGGCCACCAAACTGAATGGCTACCTGGCCGGAGTCGGCGGCATCGAGCAATTCAAGTCGGAGGCGGAGACCATGGGTCTGACGCCCACCCAGCGGCAGTACTGCTACTACCACGTGGAGCAGAACGAGGGCCAGGGTCTCTACTGCTGA
- the LOC117140627 gene encoding uncharacterized protein LOC117140627, with product MSSDSTLYFSAVEDMFKEVLTMGDEERDPGNEEFSETPKRCVQLRQQKLFANDSASFVIGRRSPRIEYKIDLKRDVSPGRRRELRGEEILRMRKDRAEKERMRPQRRLTMRI from the coding sequence ATGTCCTCCGATTCCACGCTGTACTTCAGTGCCGTCGAGGATATGTTCAAGGAAGTGTTAACCATGGGGGACGAGGAAAGGGATCCTGGGAACGAGGAGTTCTCCGAAACACCTAAACGCTGTGTACAATTGCGCCAGCAAAAGTTGTTTGCGAACGACTCCGCGAGTTTTGTGATAGGTCGCCGTTCGCCGAGGATTGAATACAAAATCGATCTCAAGAGAGATGTATCTCCTGGAAGGCGAAGGGAGCTGCGCGGCGAGGAAATCCTTCGGATGCGCAAGGATCGGGCGGAAAAGGAGCGAATGAGGCCCCAAAGGCGACTTACCATGCGGATTTAG
- the LOC117139991 gene encoding protein midgut expression 1 isoform X1, translating into MCNALCECLKCPGKVVCCCCSCACKMLLSIVFSALLMVVVIGLIVYFTVFYHKDKNTDEVQKQVAQLTPIVKRSIRDYFNKEY; encoded by the exons ATGTGCAACGCTCTCTGTGAATGCCTCAAATGTCCCGGCAAAGTGGTTTGCTG CTGCTGTTCCTGCGCCTGCAAGATGCTGCTGAGCATCGTGTTTTCTGCGCTCCTGATGGTCGTGGTCATTGGCTTGATTGTCTACTTCACGGTCTTCTATCACAAGGATAAGAACACGGATGAAGTGCAGAAGCAGGTCGCCCAACTGACGCCCATTGTGAAGCGCAGCATACGCGACTACTTCAACAAGGAGTACTGA
- the LOC117139991 gene encoding protein midgut expression 1 isoform X2 — MCNAICECLKCPGKVICCCCSCACKMLLSIVFSALLMVVVIGLIVYFTVFYHKDKNTDEVQKQVAQLTPIVKRSIRDYFNKEY, encoded by the exons ATGTGCAACGCTATTTGTGAATGCCTTAAATGTCCTGGCAAAGTTATTTGCTG CTGCTGTTCCTGCGCCTGCAAGATGCTGCTGAGCATCGTGTTTTCTGCGCTCCTGATGGTCGTGGTCATTGGCTTGATTGTCTACTTCACGGTCTTCTATCACAAGGATAAGAACACGGATGAAGTGCAGAAGCAGGTCGCCCAACTGACGCCCATTGTGAAGCGCAGCATACGCGACTACTTCAACAAGGAGTACTGA
- the LOC117140668 gene encoding uncharacterized protein LOC117140668: protein MVTQGVLGLGLLIVGLILATDAWLLSESGLNESSYKVRHLSMHFSRVFLSVNVESNDAPTFIEAQWPVSYFPMPTVVFPHIDVHSMGDHDDCSLVQQAHWSQVDALSRLWVMDIGFPGSTCSPRLFVFDLMRNNAELLRIDCGHHIGANDTHFLTVQMGPKGPGCEHERHIYFILGRVPEILAYDILEQTWQRLSLESNKYENMNQSFPIKPVDFTFGIQGELILSDQDGDLYSTVDRLEIEGKSELASKPINNSITLTHLGSLLGSSRSMIVDNFGTLYYVIPKFGAVVRCAKLDNITAEGNEIIYLTSKNIQQIFFTSNDALWVLSDRVLNAKDMCFPSL from the coding sequence ATGGTCACACAAGGCGTCCTCGGCTTGGGACTTCTCATTGTTGGTCTAATTCTGGCCACAGACGCCTGGCTGTTATCCGAATCTGGGTTAAACGAATCCAGCTACAAAGTCCGTCATCTATCAATGCACTTTTCGCGGGTGTTTCTCAGCGTAAACGTCGAAAGCAACGATGCGCCCACTTTTATCGAGGCGCAATGGCCGGTTTCCTATTTTCCCATGCCCACTGTCGTCTTTCCCCACATCGATGTTCATTCCATGGGGGATCATGATGATTGCTCGCTGGTACAGCAGGCCCACTGGTCCCAGGTGGATGCACTGAGTCGGTTGTGGGTTATGGACATCGGATTTCCCGGCAGCACGTGCTCACCCCGTTTGTTTGTCTTCGATCTGATGCGTAACAACGCGGAGCTATTGAGAATCGATTGTGGCCACCATATAGGAGCTAATGACACCCACTTTCTGACTGTCCAAATGGGACCCAAGGGTCCGGGATGCGAGCACGAGCGCCACATTTACTTCATCCTGGGAAGGGTGCCAGAAATTCTAGCCTACGACATCCTGGAGCAGACGTGGCAACGCCTATCCTTGGAGAGCAATAAGTACGAGAATATGAACCAATCGTTTCCCATCAAGCCAGTGGACTTCACCTTCGGTATTCAAGGGGAACTCATACTCTCCGACCAGGATGGTGATCTATACAGTACGGTGGACAGACTGGAAATTGAAGGCAAAAGCGAATTAGCAAGCAAACCAATAAACAATAGCATTACACTCACACATTTGGGCAGTCTTCTGGGCAGCAGTCGCAGCATGATCGTCGACAATTTCGGAACCTTGTACTATGTTATCCCCAAATTCGGAGCTGTCGTACGATGTGCCAAACTAGACAACATCACAGCCGAGGGCAACGAGATCATATATCTCACATCGAAGAACATTCAGCAGATTTTCTTCACCTCCAATGATGCATTATGGGTCCTAAGTGATCGGGTCTTGAATGCAAAGGACATGTGCTTTCCTAGCTTGTAA
- the LOC117140670 gene encoding BAG family molecular chaperone regulator 2 isoform X1, which produces MEVDAPTAQENSDTHRQAQNYHHHSTHHQQLHQISPSDYHSEASMNFDHLQDLGASAMASSSAAGSGGGGNGGNSSYGLVDDSRALDRPFNTSERFVTILDNLDARVEKLRKDALNLQEKKDYLLMSMDLIKSNEMMQNMSEAEREEIILYIQRVSSRLATVELNVRTVRDNSQEDSLSQINVLIDGMIKMGDPVIGRQRCQLYLNACCSSSMDPSGHMDTVHEADVGPIDKKFESVLLGCTLDDQKNIKKRLQALMAYLNKQTVSH; this is translated from the exons ATGGAAGTTGATGCGCCTACAGCGCAGGAAAACAGTGACACTCATCGGCAGGCCCAGAATTACCATCACCATAGTACTCATCACCAGCAGCTGCATCAGATCTCGCCCAGCGATTACCACTCGGAGGCATCCATGAATTTTGATCATTTGCAAGACCTGGGGGCCAGTGCCATGGCCTCCTCATCCGCGGCTGGATCCGGAGGTGGTGGCAATGGTGGGAACAGCTCCTACGGACTCGTCGACGATAGTAGAGCTCTGGACAG ACCATTTAATACCAGCGAGAG ATTTGTCACCATACTGGATAATTTGGATGCACGTGTGGAGAAGCTGCGCAAGGATGCACTCAACCTGCAGGAGAAGAAAGACTACCTTCTGATGTCCATGGATCTGATTAAGAGCAACGAAATGATGCAGAACATGAGCGAGG CTGAACGAGAGGAGATCATTTTGTACATACAGCGGGTGAGCTCTCGCTTGGCCACCGTGGAGCTGAATGTGCGCACTGTTCGGGACAACTCTCAGGAGGATTCCCTCAGCCAGATAAATGTATTGATCGACGGCATGATCAAGATGGGTGATCCCGTGATCGGACGCCAACGATGCCAGTTGTACTTAAACGcctgctgcagcagctcaATGGATCCATCCGGACACATGGACACCGTGCACGAGGCCGATGTTGGGCCCATCGACAAGAAGTTCGAGAGCGTTCTGCTTGGCTGCACTCTGGACGATCAGAAGAACATTAAGAAGCGGCTCCAGGCCCTAATGGCCTATCTGAATAAGCAAACTGTTAGccattaa
- the LOC117140670 gene encoding BAG family molecular chaperone regulator 2 isoform X2 has translation MLENLRGIFRKRRRCESDTAPPPPPAKEAEIIPPYPEDIDDETPESNDGFDASWTEEGSFHSPHSDRPFNTSERFVTILDNLDARVEKLRKDALNLQEKKDYLLMSMDLIKSNEMMQNMSEAEREEIILYIQRVSSRLATVELNVRTVRDNSQEDSLSQINVLIDGMIKMGDPVIGRQRCQLYLNACCSSSMDPSGHMDTVHEADVGPIDKKFESVLLGCTLDDQKNIKKRLQALMAYLNKQTVSH, from the exons ATGTTGGAGAATTTGCGAGGTATTTTTCGGAAACGGCGTCGCTGCGAGTCGGACACCGCCCCACCGCCGCCGCCCGCGAAAGAGGCGGAGATAATACCCCCTTATCCGGAAGACATAGACGACGAGACGCCCGAGTCCAATGATGGCTTTGACGCCTCCTGGACAGAAGAAGGCTCTTTTCACAGCCCACATTCTGATAG ACCATTTAATACCAGCGAGAG ATTTGTCACCATACTGGATAATTTGGATGCACGTGTGGAGAAGCTGCGCAAGGATGCACTCAACCTGCAGGAGAAGAAAGACTACCTTCTGATGTCCATGGATCTGATTAAGAGCAACGAAATGATGCAGAACATGAGCGAGG CTGAACGAGAGGAGATCATTTTGTACATACAGCGGGTGAGCTCTCGCTTGGCCACCGTGGAGCTGAATGTGCGCACTGTTCGGGACAACTCTCAGGAGGATTCCCTCAGCCAGATAAATGTATTGATCGACGGCATGATCAAGATGGGTGATCCCGTGATCGGACGCCAACGATGCCAGTTGTACTTAAACGcctgctgcagcagctcaATGGATCCATCCGGACACATGGACACCGTGCACGAGGCCGATGTTGGGCCCATCGACAAGAAGTTCGAGAGCGTTCTGCTTGGCTGCACTCTGGACGATCAGAAGAACATTAAGAAGCGGCTCCAGGCCCTAATGGCCTATCTGAATAAGCAAACTGTTAGccattaa
- the LOC117141048 gene encoding probable chitinase 10: protein MMLNTAFYLMVNCLLVTAQITWRPSKPTNSVTIRQSGSRICANHLVGEFVEHAEDCHMFYLCVENGDAVLASCPPTMLFNSESRLCDSAANVKCRNGTDPIETPPFDGGNGDGDPNNMVTDAATYCSTLVEQQQSSDRIVYVGSSSSCRKYYICYYGQAILQECSSQLHWNAMTGKCDIPERAQCTVGGQEDMPTNGSPGFPSGGSAISSDLIHCPAYGQHLYPHMQRCEFFIYCVKGHASLQQCPFYYFFDIATKSCQWSRTALCVRDLNLAPLIK, encoded by the exons ATGATGCTTAATACGG CCTTCTATTTGATGGTGAACTGTTTGCTGGTCACAGCGCAGATAACCTGGAGACCATCGAAGCCCACAAACTCGGTGACCATCCGGCAGAGTGGGAGTAGAATTTGTGCCAATCATTTGGTTGGTGAGTTTGTGGAGCATGCGGAGGACTGCCACATGTTTTACCTGTGCGTTGAGAACGGGGATGCAGTCCTGGCTTCCTGCCCACCAACGATGCTCTTTAATTCGGAGAGCAGACTCTGCGATTCGGCGGCAAATGTAAAGTGCAGAAATGGCACGGATCCCATAGAGACTCCTCCATTCGATGGCGGAAATGGTGATGGAGATCCAAATAACATGGTCACGGATGCCGCCACCTATTGCTCCACGTTAGTGGAGCAACAACAATCCAGCGACAGGATTGTATATGTCGGCAGCTCGAGTAGTTGCAGAAAGTACTATATTTGCTACTATGGACAGGCGATCTTGCAGGAGTGCAGCTCGCAATTGCACTGGAATGCAATGACGGGTAAATGCGATATTCCGGAGAGAGCCCAGTGCACCGTAGGTGGTCAGGAGGATATGCCAACGAATGGGAGTCCCGGTTTCCCATCCGGTGGATCCGCCATTTCGAGTGATCTCATCCACTGCCCCGCCTACGGACAGCATCTGTATCCCCATATGCAGCGATGCGAGTTCTTCATCTACTGCGTTAAAGGACACGCCAGCCTGCAGCAATGTCCTTTCTATTACTTCTTCGATATAGCCACTAAAAGTTGTCAATGGTCGCGAACGGCTCTGTGTGTGCGAGATTTAAATTTGGCGCCACTAATAAAATAG
- the LOC117140575 gene encoding probable chitinase 10, which yields MFGALECGWILVSLLFLATSHADIFDECNDGNNLSFITSPKSCAHYIFCNGDESYDGECEDGEYFSQDMEMCEPMGDIDCRTGSEVQRENTTDSSTEITLESSTISTVVITTLAPSAVVTLRPAVNQSGASNATSVSPAIEIIVTNVCPQLDNQSRIALLANQNSCSDYYICYRGVALPMSCATSLHFNSRTGKCDHPENVRCLATTYNPREQCKRHVIDVYPHSDNCNYFYQCRSGYLMVQQCPFFYGWDYEKRSCVALGQAKCYNKLQMQMKIY from the exons ATGTTTGGTGCTTTGGAGTGTGGATGGATCCTGGTGTCCCTACTGTTTCTGGCCACCAGTCATGCGGATATTTTCGATGAGTGTAACGATGGCAACAACCTATCCTTTATTACTTCGCCAAAGAGTTGCGCACATTATATCTTCTGCAACGGCGATGAGTCATACGATGGTGAATGCGAGGATGGCGAGTACTTTAGTCAAGATATGGAAATGTGTGAGCCCATGGGCGATATCGACTGTCGCACGGGATCGGAGGTGCAAAGGGAAAACACTACCGACAGCTCAACGGAGATTACCTTGGAGTCCAGTACGATTTCCACAGTTGTAATCACCACATTAGCTCCATCAGCTGTGGTCACATTACGACCAGCAGTCAATCAAAGTGGAGCCAGCAATGCGACTTCCGTATCGCCTGCTATAGAGATTATTGTGACCAATGTGTGCCCACAACTGGATAATCAGAGTCGTATCGCATTGCTGGCAAATCAGAACTCCTGTTCAGATTATTACATTTGCTATCGCGGTGTGGCACTTCCCATGAGCTGTGCCACCAGTTTGCATTTTAATTCACGCACCGGAAAATGCGATCATCCCGAAAACGTCAGGTGTTTG GCCACGACTTATAATCCCAGGGAGCAGTGCAAGCGACATGTAATCGATGTTTATCCGCATTCCGACAACTGCAATTACTTTTACCAGTGTCGTTCTGGCTATCTGATGGTCCAGCAGTGTCCTTTCTTCTACGGATGGGACTACGAGAAGCGATCCTGTGTAGCACTGGGCCAAGCCAAGTGCTACAACaaactgcaaatgcaaatgaaaatttattaa